One part of the Desulfatirhabdium butyrativorans DSM 18734 genome encodes these proteins:
- a CDS encoding hydrogenase small subunit, with the protein MEKEKEFYDRLEQRGVSRRDFMKYCTFLTATMGLSSSFVPKVAEVFAAPKQRPPVVWLHFGECTGCSEALLRTRYPYIDDLVLEVLSIEYHETIMAAAGHQAEEQLHSAIKKYEGKFICVVEGAVATKFDGAYGKIGGKTFLQIAKDVCPKAAAVIAIGTCASYGGVQAASPNPGGYKGVGEAIGIKTLNIPGCPPNPVNFVGTVVNYLLLGKLPDLDNLGRPMFAYGQTIHDQCPRRSHFENNEFVLEFGSKEAQMGYCLYKMGCRGPETYNNCPLVKFNDGTSWPVEAGHPCLGCSEPNFWDKMSPFYQEM; encoded by the coding sequence ATGGAAAAGGAAAAGGAATTCTATGATCGGCTGGAGCAAAGAGGAGTCTCACGAAGAGATTTCATGAAGTACTGTACCTTCCTGACGGCGACGATGGGCCTTTCATCATCGTTCGTGCCCAAGGTTGCAGAGGTGTTTGCCGCTCCCAAACAGCGGCCGCCCGTGGTATGGTTGCATTTCGGGGAATGCACGGGATGCTCCGAAGCCCTGCTGCGAACCCGTTATCCGTACATCGACGATCTGGTTCTCGAAGTTCTTTCAATCGAATACCATGAAACCATCATGGCTGCCGCCGGTCATCAGGCCGAAGAACAACTGCATTCGGCCATCAAGAAGTATGAAGGCAAATTCATCTGTGTGGTGGAAGGCGCTGTAGCCACCAAATTTGACGGCGCATACGGAAAAATCGGCGGTAAAACCTTCCTGCAGATCGCCAAGGACGTCTGTCCAAAAGCCGCTGCCGTCATCGCCATCGGAACCTGCGCCTCTTACGGCGGCGTGCAGGCGGCTTCTCCCAACCCGGGCGGATACAAAGGTGTTGGGGAAGCCATTGGCATCAAAACGCTCAATATCCCTGGCTGCCCGCCCAATCCAGTCAATTTTGTCGGAACCGTCGTCAATTATCTTCTCCTTGGTAAATTGCCGGATCTGGACAACCTGGGCCGACCCATGTTTGCCTATGGCCAGACCATTCACGATCAGTGCCCCAGAAGGTCCCATTTCGAAAACAACGAATTTGTTCTGGAATTTGGCTCCAAAGAAGCCCAGATGGGCTATTGCCTGTACAAAATGGGCTGCAGGGGACCCGAGACCTACAACAACTGCCCACTTGTCAAATTCAATGATGGGACGAGCTGGCCCGTCGAAGCGGGACATCCCTGTCTGGGTTGCAGTGAGCCCAATTTCTGGGACAAGATGAGCCCATTCTATCAGGAAATGTAG
- a CDS encoding nickel-dependent hydrogenase large subunit, with protein sequence MGNRITIDPITRIEGHLRIEVEVEGGKVKDAWSSGQMFRGIEIILQGRDPRDAQHFVQRSCGVCTYTHALASVRAVEAAVNVTIPPNARLIRNLLHGAQFQHDHLVHFYHLHALDWVDIVSALKADPAKTAALADNVSNASVGGTAYYKSVQQRLQTFVDSGQLGPFSNAYWGHPAYKLPAEANLMAAAHYIEALKLQARTARMHAVFGAKNPHLQSLVVGGVTCVKDLTPDRIAEFLYLWKETQEFVNNVYVPDLLAVASFYKDWGGIGGTTNFLAYGDLPASEKEPESLYMPRGVVFKRDLAKVGDVNQEKITESVIHSWYEEGSPKHPYKGETKPKHGDYNTAGKYSWLKAPRYEGESCEVGPLARVLVAYGKGHPEIKKLVDDTVKKLDIPVTALFSTLGRTAARALETVAIGNAMEGWVNELVTNIKNGDTKTYTAWQMPEKGMGYGLNDVARGALGHWIEIENKKIKNYQYVVPSTWNLGPRCEKGKKGPVEEALIGTPIADPQKPLEVLRTVHSFDPCIACAVHVIDPQSNQVYKIRVV encoded by the coding sequence ATGGGTAATCGCATTACCATCGATCCAATTACCAGAATCGAGGGACACCTTCGCATCGAAGTGGAAGTCGAGGGTGGCAAGGTCAAGGATGCCTGGAGTTCCGGCCAGATGTTCCGGGGCATCGAAATCATTCTTCAGGGCAGAGACCCCCGGGATGCCCAGCATTTCGTTCAGCGTTCCTGCGGGGTATGCACGTATACACATGCTCTTGCCAGTGTGCGTGCCGTGGAAGCGGCGGTCAACGTCACCATTCCCCCCAATGCGCGGCTGATCCGGAATCTGCTTCACGGGGCGCAGTTCCAGCACGACCATCTCGTTCATTTCTATCACCTCCATGCACTCGACTGGGTCGATATCGTCAGCGCCCTCAAAGCCGATCCCGCGAAGACGGCGGCCCTGGCAGACAACGTGAGCAATGCATCGGTCGGCGGTACGGCCTATTACAAATCCGTACAGCAGCGGCTGCAGACATTTGTCGACAGCGGCCAGCTCGGCCCCTTCAGCAATGCCTACTGGGGGCACCCGGCGTACAAACTGCCCGCAGAGGCAAACCTCATGGCTGCAGCCCACTATATCGAAGCCCTCAAGCTCCAGGCCAGAACAGCCCGGATGCATGCGGTTTTCGGCGCCAAGAACCCCCATCTGCAGTCCCTGGTTGTCGGCGGCGTGACCTGCGTGAAGGACCTCACGCCGGACCGTATTGCCGAATTCCTCTACCTCTGGAAGGAAACGCAGGAATTTGTGAACAATGTCTATGTCCCGGACCTGCTTGCAGTGGCTTCCTTCTACAAGGACTGGGGCGGTATCGGCGGGACGACGAATTTCCTCGCATACGGCGATTTGCCTGCCAGCGAAAAAGAGCCCGAAAGCCTCTATATGCCGCGAGGCGTTGTGTTCAAACGGGATCTGGCAAAGGTTGGCGATGTGAATCAAGAAAAAATTACCGAAAGCGTCATCCATAGCTGGTATGAAGAAGGTTCGCCGAAACATCCCTACAAGGGTGAAACCAAACCCAAGCACGGGGATTACAATACAGCAGGCAAATATTCCTGGCTGAAGGCTCCCCGGTATGAAGGGGAATCCTGTGAGGTCGGACCGCTTGCCCGGGTGCTGGTAGCCTATGGGAAGGGACACCCCGAAATCAAGAAACTGGTCGACGATACGGTCAAGAAGCTGGATATTCCCGTAACCGCCTTGTTCTCCACTCTCGGACGGACGGCGGCCCGGGCGCTGGAAACCGTCGCTATCGGCAATGCGATGGAAGGCTGGGTAAACGAGTTGGTAACCAATATCAAAAATGGGGATACCAAGACCTATACGGCATGGCAGATGCCCGAAAAAGGCATGGGCTATGGATTGAATGATGTGGCGCGGGGTGCGCTCGGTCACTGGATCGAGATCGAAAACAAGAAAATCAAGAATTACCAGTATGTGGTTCCTTCAACCTGGAACCTCGGGCCCCGGTGCGAAAAGGGTAAAAAGGGACCTGTCGAAGAGGCCCTGATCGGCACGCCTATCGCCGATCCGCAAAAACCCCTTGAAGTGCTGCGAACGGTTCACTCCTTCGATCCATGCATCGCCTGCGCGGTTCATGTCATCGATCCGCAATCCAACCAGGTCTATAAAATCCGGGTCGTCTGA
- a CDS encoding hotdog domain-containing protein produces the protein MDIQTHRSIDPELVGVATIPEEGRSVVTLTTTPRMAADETGLVHGGFVFGAADYAAMTAVNHPMVVLGAADVRFLKPVRVGETIQAHAKVDTIQGKKRQVQVHVHCNGQEVFSGSFICFVLERHVLESS, from the coding sequence ATGGATATTCAAACCCATCGTTCCATCGATCCTGAACTGGTAGGCGTTGCAACCATACCCGAAGAGGGCAGGAGTGTTGTGACACTGACGACGACGCCGCGAATGGCTGCCGACGAAACGGGGCTGGTTCACGGCGGGTTTGTTTTTGGTGCTGCCGACTATGCGGCCATGACGGCGGTCAACCATCCGATGGTCGTACTGGGTGCTGCGGACGTGCGCTTTCTCAAGCCTGTGCGGGTTGGCGAAACCATTCAGGCGCATGCGAAAGTCGACACGATCCAGGGAAAAAAGCGACAGGTCCAGGTTCATGTTCATTGCAATGGGCAGGAGGTATTCAGCGGATCGTTCATCTGCTTCGTGTTGGAAAGGCATGTGTTGGAAAGTTCCTGA
- the pal gene encoding peptidoglycan-associated lipoprotein Pal yields MLRIARTSVVFLLMIALAILPACSKKKIYSEPAAGMGAAGARGTGAYGGAGTGGRAGGFDEQGLKGSAGGGVGAAGGSLSGAGSAGYGAATRASLVSEDIFFEYDSSALLPEARDLLKKKAEFLVANPQISIIIEGHTDERGTIEYNIALGERRAESVQAFLLGLGVAASRMSTVSYGKEKPIDPGHNEAAWAKNRRVHIEIR; encoded by the coding sequence ATGCTGCGCATCGCTCGAACATCGGTTGTCTTTTTGTTGATGATTGCCCTGGCCATTTTGCCCGCCTGTTCGAAAAAGAAAATCTATTCGGAACCGGCTGCAGGTATGGGGGCTGCTGGCGCCCGGGGAACTGGCGCTTATGGTGGTGCGGGGACTGGCGGCAGAGCGGGAGGTTTCGATGAGCAGGGATTGAAAGGTTCAGCGGGAGGAGGGGTCGGGGCAGCGGGAGGAAGTCTCTCTGGCGCCGGATCCGCAGGTTATGGCGCCGCAACACGGGCCAGCCTCGTTTCCGAAGATATCTTTTTTGAATATGACAGCTCGGCCCTGCTTCCGGAAGCCCGTGATCTGTTGAAGAAAAAAGCCGAATTTCTGGTTGCCAATCCGCAGATTTCCATCATCATCGAGGGGCATACCGATGAGCGGGGCACCATCGAATACAACATCGCACTGGGAGAGCGACGCGCCGAAAGCGTTCAGGCATTTCTGCTGGGGCTTGGTGTTGCAGCATCCCGAATGAGTACGGTCAGTTACGGCAAGGAAAAACCAATCGACCCGGGCCACAATGAAGCCGCATGGGCCAAGAACCGAAGGGTGCATATCGAAATCCGGTAG
- a CDS encoding SpoIIE family protein phosphatase, which translates to MSKNPDTILIADDDPTIRVVLKKIFEKAGYQVILVEDGQKAVDCFSQDIAAVLLDLDMPRLNGIETLRCIREIQPDISPIMLTASDDVANAVEAVKSGAFDYIIKPFHAQQLIALVEKAITTDRNARRVKRLEAELQRARDKEIETASRIQQTLLMGVPPTHLPGIDISTLTIPSQKVDGDFYDFFLFGDEYLHVVVGDVMGKGIASALLGAATKTHCLRIIHELENIHHLPVGAIEPGIVVSHVRDAMFGQIDAIDTFVTLCYGRFDLKRGLFSFVDCGHMRTIHYHAASDSCTLLEGINMPLGFPEIEPYTRIDVPFSAGDLFFFYSDGLTEAMNTKGRQFGEQALVESVLAHRMLGCYGLIHHVKDDIVRFSGSETFQDDFTAVAVAFSDINQDNVLIQASLELENELVHVPLVRKFIQDFCKLDRDNPLADFLIDRLTLAATEVVTNIMRHAYRDQSGGKIQMLARLTRRHIQVEFFDRGAAFNPSQVPAPKFDGTQEGGYGMYIISKCVDRVVYERDRMGVNVTRLILSRDAAPDMGELSPKEPA; encoded by the coding sequence ATGAGCAAAAACCCGGATACCATTCTCATTGCCGATGATGATCCGACCATTCGGGTCGTGCTGAAGAAGATTTTCGAAAAGGCAGGGTATCAGGTCATTCTTGTGGAAGACGGCCAGAAGGCTGTTGATTGTTTCTCGCAGGATATTGCAGCGGTATTGCTGGATTTAGACATGCCCCGGCTCAATGGGATCGAAACCCTGCGGTGCATCCGGGAAATACAGCCGGATATCTCGCCGATCATGTTGACGGCAAGCGACGATGTGGCCAACGCTGTCGAAGCCGTCAAATCGGGCGCCTTCGATTATATCATCAAACCATTTCACGCCCAGCAGCTCATTGCCCTCGTGGAAAAGGCCATTACCACAGACCGGAATGCGAGGCGCGTCAAGCGGCTGGAGGCGGAATTGCAGCGGGCGCGGGACAAGGAAATTGAAACGGCTTCCCGTATCCAGCAGACCCTGCTGATGGGTGTGCCGCCAACGCATCTTCCCGGGATCGACATTTCCACTTTGACCATCCCCTCCCAGAAAGTGGATGGCGATTTTTATGATTTCTTTCTTTTCGGGGATGAATACCTGCACGTGGTTGTCGGCGACGTCATGGGCAAGGGCATCGCCTCCGCACTTCTGGGCGCCGCCACCAAAACGCACTGCCTGCGCATCATTCATGAACTCGAAAATATTCATCATCTTCCGGTCGGCGCCATCGAGCCCGGCATTGTGGTCTCCCATGTGCGGGATGCCATGTTCGGGCAGATCGATGCCATCGATACCTTTGTCACACTGTGTTACGGACGCTTCGACCTGAAGCGGGGCCTGTTCTCTTTTGTGGATTGCGGCCATATGCGCACCATTCACTATCATGCGGCCAGCGATTCCTGCACGCTTCTGGAAGGCATCAACATGCCGCTTGGATTTCCGGAGATTGAACCGTATACGCGTATCGACGTACCTTTTTCCGCAGGTGATCTATTTTTCTTCTATTCAGACGGGCTAACCGAAGCCATGAATACAAAAGGCCGCCAATTCGGCGAGCAGGCGCTTGTCGAGAGTGTGCTGGCTCATCGAATGCTGGGTTGTTACGGCCTGATTCACCATGTCAAGGACGATATCGTGCGCTTCAGCGGTTCCGAAACATTTCAGGATGATTTTACCGCTGTGGCTGTCGCTTTTTCGGATATCAATCAAGATAACGTCCTGATCCAGGCATCTCTCGAGCTTGAAAACGAGCTTGTCCATGTACCGCTTGTCCGGAAATTCATCCAGGATTTCTGCAAGCTGGATCGCGACAATCCTCTGGCCGATTTCCTGATCGATCGATTGACGCTTGCGGCAACCGAAGTGGTCACCAATATCATGCGGCATGCCTATCGGGATCAATCAGGGGGGAAAATTCAGATGCTCGCCCGGCTGACCCGGCGGCATATCCAGGTTGAATTTTTCGATCGTGGCGCCGCCTTCAATCCAAGTCAGGTTCCTGCGCCCAAGTTTGACGGTACACAGGAAGGCGGCTATGGCATGTACATCATCTCCAAGTGTGTGGATCGGGTCGTATACGAGCGCGACCGGATGGGCGTCAATGTCACACGGCTGATCTTGTCGCGCGATGCCGCACCCGATATGGGGGAGTTATCCCCAAAGGAGCCAGCATGA
- a CDS encoding bifunctional sulfate adenylyltransferase/adenylylsulfate kinase yields the protein MTIEAYGGSLIDLIVDPERGADLRKRSREFPSLMLSQTAVSDLGLLMNGGFSPLRGFMCREDYESVLSRMRLSNGMLWPLPICLDADPKKNPGIEQGRTIALRDPEGFMLAALHVQDMWPIDKEREAELVFGTGDPAHPGVFHLMHRVATHYVGGTIEGIQLPIHSAFKSHHHGPKELRSLFRKLGWRRIVGFHTCHPVHRSQYAMTLLAMERARANLLIHPVTHGGLAADIDNFTRIHCYLALQRHYPASMMQLSLLPYAMRLAGAREALLHAIIRRNFGCTHFIVGPHHASPLSTDGRFFYEKDAGQIAALAHQQELGIEILDMDEMVYLVEEDRHVQRTKVPVDAPTRSMNDEQFMDRLRNSRTVPKWYSFPEVLDVLRTAYPPRHRQGFTIFCTGLSGAGKSTIAKILYARFQEMGRRPVSLLDGDIVRQNLSSELGFSREHRDINVRRIGFVASEITKNRGIAICAPIAPYAATRNQIRSLISRYGGFIEVYVSTPLEVCEMRDRKGLYAKARAGLIPEFTGISDPYEPPQSPEVMIDTTEITPDEAAQEVLLYLERAGYARE from the coding sequence ATGACCATAGAAGCCTATGGGGGATCTCTGATCGATCTGATCGTCGATCCGGAGCGGGGCGCCGATCTGCGAAAGCGATCCCGGGAATTTCCCAGTCTGATGCTTTCCCAGACAGCGGTATCCGATCTCGGACTCCTGATGAACGGGGGATTTTCTCCGTTGAGGGGCTTCATGTGCCGGGAGGATTATGAATCGGTGCTGAGTCGCATGCGCCTGTCCAACGGTATGCTCTGGCCCCTGCCCATCTGCCTGGATGCCGATCCGAAGAAAAACCCCGGTATTGAGCAGGGTCGAACGATTGCGCTCCGCGACCCGGAGGGATTCATGCTCGCCGCCCTGCATGTGCAGGATATGTGGCCAATCGATAAGGAACGGGAGGCCGAACTCGTTTTCGGCACGGGTGATCCGGCCCATCCAGGTGTTTTTCACCTGATGCATCGTGTCGCCACCCATTATGTCGGCGGAACCATAGAGGGGATTCAGCTACCCATCCATTCGGCCTTTAAAAGCCATCACCACGGGCCCAAAGAGCTTCGATCCCTGTTCCGCAAGCTTGGGTGGCGAAGAATCGTTGGGTTTCATACCTGTCATCCCGTTCATCGGTCCCAATATGCCATGACGCTTCTGGCGATGGAACGGGCCAGGGCGAATCTGCTGATTCATCCGGTGACGCACGGGGGGCTGGCAGCAGACATCGACAATTTTACGCGCATTCACTGTTATCTCGCCCTGCAGCGCCACTATCCGGCCAGTATGATGCAGTTGAGCCTCCTGCCCTATGCCATGCGGCTGGCAGGGGCAAGGGAGGCGCTGTTGCATGCCATCATCCGCCGGAATTTCGGGTGCACCCACTTTATTGTTGGGCCGCATCATGCCAGCCCGCTATCAACAGACGGCAGGTTCTTTTATGAAAAGGACGCCGGGCAAATAGCGGCCTTGGCCCATCAGCAGGAGCTCGGGATTGAAATTCTCGATATGGACGAAATGGTCTACCTGGTGGAAGAGGATAGGCATGTCCAGCGCACGAAGGTTCCAGTGGATGCCCCAACGCGCAGCATGAACGATGAGCAGTTCATGGATCGTCTCCGGAACAGCCGGACCGTTCCGAAATGGTATTCGTTCCCCGAGGTGCTGGATGTGCTTCGTACGGCTTATCCTCCCAGACATCGGCAGGGCTTTACCATTTTCTGTACCGGCCTGTCGGGCGCCGGTAAATCGACCATCGCCAAAATTCTCTATGCCCGGTTTCAGGAGATGGGTCGAAGGCCTGTAAGCCTTCTCGACGGTGATATCGTCCGGCAGAACCTTTCCAGCGAACTGGGTTTTTCCCGGGAGCATCGCGATATCAATGTGCGCAGGATCGGCTTTGTTGCCAGCGAAATCACCAAGAACCGGGGGATCGCCATCTGTGCGCCCATTGCGCCTTACGCAGCTACACGAAACCAGATCAGGTCTCTCATTTCCCGCTATGGCGGCTTTATCGAGGTCTATGTTTCCACACCCCTCGAGGTCTGTGAAATGCGGGACAGAAAAGGGCTTTATGCCAAGGCCAGAGCCGGTCTGATTCCCGAGTTCACCGGTATCAGTGATCCCTACGAGCCCCCGCAGAGCCCGGAGGTGATGATCGATACAACGGAAATCACCCCGGATGAAGCTGCACAGGAGGTGCTGCTCTATCTCGAACGGGCGGGCTATGCGAGGGAATAG
- the cysQ gene encoding 3'(2'),5'-bisphosphate nucleotidase CysQ produces the protein MNGEYINADFLGLIALEAGKAVLEIYEGDFSAGQKADASPITVADTTAHAILSRRLQERYPQIPILSEEGEPVGFETRRHWRQFWLIDPLDGTKEFIHRNGEFTINIALIEEGQPIMGVVYVPVLDLLYIGDRNVGCRREFRGIKTMLQLGVSRENAKLRVVHSRSHVSDALKAFLERLPAHSAISRGSSLKFCAVAAGEADLYPRLGPTWEWDTAAGQAVLEAAGGIVVDMNGNPLRYNKEDLHNPGFVAASDRQLLKRIGMV, from the coding sequence ATGAACGGAGAGTATATCAACGCGGATTTTCTGGGTCTGATCGCTTTGGAAGCTGGAAAAGCAGTTCTGGAAATTTATGAAGGCGATTTTTCTGCCGGACAAAAAGCAGATGCCTCCCCCATCACCGTGGCCGATACAACGGCCCATGCAATCCTGAGCCGAAGACTTCAGGAACGCTACCCCCAAATCCCCATACTGTCGGAAGAGGGAGAGCCCGTTGGTTTTGAAACCAGAAGGCACTGGCGCCAGTTCTGGTTGATCGATCCGCTCGATGGCACCAAGGAATTCATTCACCGGAACGGGGAATTCACCATCAATATTGCACTGATCGAGGAAGGGCAGCCCATCATGGGCGTGGTGTATGTGCCGGTTCTCGATTTGCTCTATATCGGGGATCGCAATGTAGGGTGCCGCAGGGAGTTTCGTGGTATCAAGACCATGCTGCAGCTTGGTGTTTCCCGGGAAAACGCAAAGCTTCGCGTGGTTCACAGCCGATCCCATGTTTCCGATGCATTGAAGGCGTTTCTGGAAAGGCTTCCGGCCCATTCGGCCATCAGCCGGGGGAGTTCCCTGAAATTCTGCGCCGTCGCAGCCGGAGAAGCCGACCTTTACCCGAGGCTTGGCCCGACCTGGGAATGGGATACTGCGGCAGGTCAGGCTGTCCTGGAGGCCGCAGGAGGTATTGTGGTGGATATGAACGGCAATCCGCTGCGGTACAACAAGGAGGACTTGCACAATCCGGGGTTTGTGGCGGCATCCGATCGGCAATTGCTCAAGCGTATCGGGATGGTCTGA
- a CDS encoding 2Fe-2S iron-sulfur cluster-binding protein, whose amino-acid sequence MIQITINGRDIEVEEDTPLMKILREEGISIPSLCYHPALTHPIVSCRLCAVEIMSGKAGVPGKVTLACTLRTHPGLIIETDTDAVRQARTTAMNQLLSMAPQSEFLLQIAERYGLQTNPPPDGCIRCRLCVQICKEIVGAGALRMIRANNRMLVVSIPGNCIGCGTCANICPTKVIHVEDKDNVRTISIRDEIIGRHPLLRCEGCGAMFTTPRFLDHVHSRSTEHHPDVKEQHLYCPSCAKLIRRSIAAL is encoded by the coding sequence ATGATTCAGATCACGATTAACGGGCGGGATATCGAGGTTGAAGAGGATACCCCGTTGATGAAGATACTGCGGGAAGAAGGGATTTCCATTCCCTCCCTGTGCTACCATCCGGCGCTTACACATCCCATCGTATCCTGCAGGCTGTGCGCCGTGGAGATCATGAGCGGGAAGGCAGGTGTTCCAGGGAAAGTCACCCTGGCCTGTACGCTGAGGACGCATCCGGGCCTGATCATTGAAACAGACACGGACGCCGTCCGGCAGGCCAGAACCACGGCAATGAATCAGCTTCTGTCAATGGCTCCCCAATCGGAATTTCTCCTCCAGATTGCGGAACGCTACGGCTTGCAAACCAATCCGCCGCCGGACGGATGCATCCGCTGCAGACTCTGTGTGCAAATCTGCAAGGAAATCGTTGGCGCAGGAGCACTGCGCATGATTCGCGCCAACAACAGAATGCTCGTGGTTTCGATTCCGGGCAACTGTATCGGCTGCGGCACTTGCGCCAACATCTGTCCAACCAAGGTGATTCACGTTGAAGACAAGGACAACGTGCGGACGATCTCCATCCGGGACGAGATCATCGGCAGGCATCCCCTGCTGCGATGTGAAGGATGCGGGGCCATGTTCACAACACCCCGTTTCCTGGATCACGTCCATAGCCGGTCCACGGAACATCATCCCGATGTCAAGGAGCAACACCTGTATTGCCCCTCCTGCGCCAAACTGATCCGGCGATCGATTGCAGCACTATAG
- a CDS encoding FAD-dependent oxidoreductase: protein MPETTCPVNDTRIRLKEAIDAGEFKIPKSRRLAEEICDLIDDIAWGRAGSDHLPAVGKLIEEWSQLSDPQSQWMAIAIKNTIAQNAEIFQSHIATHNCATGACVKLAPAPCQMTCPAGLDIPTYVTLIGMGKDAEAIDVIRKDCPFPWVCGLVCTRPCEFMCVRGRMDEPVSIKFLKAFAAERAMSTRLYRNPEKAPENGHQICIVGAGPAGLSCAYYLALKGYAVTVIEALPMAGGMIMVGIPRYRLPREVIDREVAMLEDLGVQFRFGTAFGKDVTIESLKSEGFEAFFFAIGAHRAYKLNIPGENDYPQVIEAIAFLKNVALGQRHRPGRRVVIVGGGNVAIDAARTSLRLGAEEVVMAYRRTRAEMPADIEEVEQAEEEGIQISFLTVPAQVVGKDGKVAALRCIRAEMKEQEGGKRKVPVPIEGSDFDIETDAIISAIGQQVDHGCLEELFGLKWSRRNTIETNTVSMETSIPGVFAAGDAVSGPATVIEAIGGGKRAALAIDRYLNGIPQPKSRPVPVRRGRIDFLEVPATTKMILKRAGMPLLNIDRRRTTFQQVELGFSENMVREEARRCLRCDVCIRCGKCVEICRDKMGIDALSMGYIHFDHPIPTDYRITAERCILCGACAANCPTQAMRIEDRGEERILSLCGTILNRQKLLFCRDCHAVLGTARYREFIRKKTTSTPSPEDMMLCESCQRKHHAGRHDETTPV from the coding sequence ATGCCTGAAACAACCTGCCCCGTCAACGATACCCGCATCCGGCTGAAGGAAGCCATCGATGCGGGTGAATTCAAGATCCCCAAAAGCCGCAGGCTCGCCGAAGAAATCTGCGATCTGATCGATGATATTGCCTGGGGTCGGGCCGGATCGGACCATCTTCCGGCCGTCGGCAAATTGATCGAGGAATGGTCGCAACTCTCCGACCCGCAATCCCAATGGATGGCAATCGCCATCAAGAACACGATCGCCCAGAACGCCGAAATCTTCCAGAGTCATATCGCAACCCACAACTGCGCAACCGGCGCCTGCGTCAAGCTGGCCCCAGCTCCCTGCCAGATGACCTGCCCTGCCGGTCTCGACATCCCGACATACGTCACCCTGATCGGGATGGGAAAAGACGCAGAGGCCATCGACGTGATCCGAAAGGATTGCCCTTTCCCCTGGGTCTGTGGACTGGTGTGCACCCGTCCCTGCGAATTCATGTGCGTCCGGGGACGAATGGACGAGCCGGTGTCGATCAAGTTTCTCAAGGCCTTCGCCGCGGAACGCGCCATGTCCACCCGGCTGTACCGGAATCCCGAAAAGGCGCCCGAAAACGGCCATCAGATCTGCATCGTCGGCGCCGGACCTGCAGGGCTCAGTTGCGCTTATTATCTGGCCCTCAAGGGATATGCCGTCACGGTGATCGAAGCCCTGCCGATGGCTGGCGGCATGATCATGGTCGGCATTCCCCGTTACCGGCTTCCCCGTGAGGTGATCGACCGGGAAGTCGCCATGCTCGAGGATCTGGGTGTCCAGTTCCGTTTCGGGACGGCTTTCGGGAAGGATGTGACCATCGAGAGCTTGAAATCCGAAGGATTCGAAGCGTTTTTCTTTGCCATCGGCGCGCATCGCGCCTACAAGCTCAATATCCCCGGCGAAAACGATTATCCCCAGGTCATCGAAGCAATTGCCTTTCTGAAGAACGTGGCGCTCGGTCAACGGCACCGGCCGGGACGCCGGGTGGTCATCGTCGGCGGCGGCAATGTCGCCATCGATGCCGCCAGAACGAGCCTTCGGCTGGGCGCCGAAGAAGTGGTGATGGCCTACCGCCGGACCCGCGCGGAAATGCCTGCCGATATCGAAGAAGTCGAGCAGGCCGAAGAGGAAGGCATTCAGATTTCCTTTTTGACCGTTCCGGCCCAGGTTGTCGGCAAAGACGGCAAGGTTGCGGCGCTTCGCTGCATCCGGGCGGAAATGAAGGAACAGGAAGGCGGAAAGCGCAAGGTGCCGGTCCCCATCGAAGGCAGCGATTTCGATATCGAAACGGATGCCATCATCTCCGCCATCGGCCAGCAGGTCGATCATGGATGTCTCGAAGAGCTCTTCGGCCTCAAATGGTCCCGAAGAAACACGATCGAGACCAATACCGTCAGCATGGAGACATCCATACCGGGTGTCTTTGCCGCAGGAGATGCGGTGTCAGGGCCTGCTACGGTCATCGAAGCCATCGGCGGCGGAAAACGGGCGGCTCTTGCCATCGATCGCTATCTCAACGGCATTCCGCAACCGAAAAGCAGACCGGTTCCGGTGCGGCGTGGCAGGATCGATTTTCTCGAAGTTCCCGCAACCACCAAGATGATCCTGAAACGCGCTGGCATGCCGTTGCTCAACATCGATCGGCGCCGCACCACATTTCAACAGGTGGAGCTCGGGTTCTCCGAGAACATGGTTCGGGAAGAGGCCAGGCGCTGCCTTCGATGCGATGTGTGCATCCGGTGCGGCAAATGCGTCGAAATCTGCCGGGACAAGATGGGCATCGATGCCCTTTCGATGGGATACATCCACTTCGATCATCCCATCCCGACGGATTATCGCATTACCGCAGAGCGCTGTATCCTGTGCGGCGCCTGCGCCGCCAACTGTCCCACCCAGGCCATGCGGATCGAAGACCGGGGAGAGGAACGGATATTGAGTCTTTGCGGCACGATCCTCAACCGGCAAAAGCTCTTGTTCTGCCGGGACTGCCATGCCGTCTTGGGAACGGCGCGTTACCGGGAATTCATCCGGAAGAAAACCACATCGACACCGTCTCCGGAAGACATGATGCTGTGCGAATCCTGCCAGCGCAAACACCATGCCGGAAGGCATGATGAGACAACGCCGGTTTAA